In Flavobacterium sp. 83, the genomic window TTTCAAATATAATATTTTTTGAATAACTGGTTTAATGGCATACAATAAAAGTCAATCTTTCTTTAGAATGAATCTTATCACCGACGCTTTCTAGCCTAGATAGCAGTGGAAATCCTTGTGTTTTGAAATGGTATTTTTTCTTGACAAAAAAGAGCGACCAACGGAAGCTCCTTTATGGTCTTAGAAAAACCCGTTTCAAAACACAAGATTAAAACGTATAGCTGGAAATTGCTCCTGAAAATTATTGAAATTTGCACTCTTAAATCCTAATTCTAAAATCTTATTTCTTAAACCAACTTTCCTTATCTTTGTACTTTGAATATTGATATATGGAAACTGTTTTAGAAAATACTTTACCGATAGGAAAACCGAAATGGTTGAAGGTAAAACTCCCAATTGGCCAAAAATATACAGAGCTTCGTGGCTTAGTAGATAAATATAGTTTGAACACGATTTGTACCTCGGGAAGTTGTCCTAATATGGGTGAATGCTGGGGTGAAGGAACGGCAACATTTATGATTTTAGGAAATGTATGCACTCGTTCTTGTGGTTTTTGTGGTGTAAAAACCGGAAGACCAGAAACTGTGGATTGGGATGAGCCGGAAAAAGTGGCACGTTCAATAAAAATTATGAACATTAAACACGCGGTAATTACAAGTGTTGACAGAGATGATTTGAAAGATGGCGGATCGATTATTTGGATTGAAACCGTAAAAGCCATTCGCAGAATGAACCCAAATACGACACTAGAAACTTTGATTCCTGATTTTCAAGGAATCGAAAGAAATATTGACCGTATTGTAGAGGCCAATCCTGAAGTAGTTTCGCATAATGTGGAAACAGTTCGCCGATTAACACGAGAAGTACGAATTCAGGCAAAATACGACCGAAGTCTTGAAGTGTTACGCTACTTGAAAGAAAAAGGAATTAACAGAACTAAGTCGGGAATCATGCTTGGTCTTGGTGAACAAGAAGATGAAGTTTATCAAACAATG contains:
- the lipA gene encoding lipoyl synthase, whose translation is METVLENTLPIGKPKWLKVKLPIGQKYTELRGLVDKYSLNTICTSGSCPNMGECWGEGTATFMILGNVCTRSCGFCGVKTGRPETVDWDEPEKVARSIKIMNIKHAVITSVDRDDLKDGGSIIWIETVKAIRRMNPNTTLETLIPDFQGIERNIDRIVEANPEVVSHNVETVRRLTREVRIQAKYDRSLEVLRYLKEKGINRTKSGIMLGLGEQEDEVYQTMRDLREANVDIVTIGQYLQPSKKHLPVKEFITPEQFAKYEKFGLELGFRHVESGPLVRSSYKAQKHIL